A single genomic interval of Croceibacter atlanticus HTCC2559 harbors:
- a CDS encoding VPS10 domain-containing protein, whose protein sequence is MKYLITSFILLLTIQINAQKLDLSLVKNLEPREIGPSGMSGRITAIDVVTSNPDIMYAGSASGGLWKSTSGGVKWEPIFEDQPTASIGAVAIQQSNPSVIWVGTGEGNPRNSLNGGYGIYKSLDGGKSWQSMGLENTRHIHRVVIDPTNPNIVYAGAIGSPWGEHPERGVFKTTDGGKTWKKVLFVNNKTGAADLIMDPSNPNKLMAAMWEHKRDPWFFKSGGEGSGLYITYDGGDNWKKVTEEDGFPKGDLGRIGVAIAPNKPNIVYALVEAKKNALYKSEDGGFKWRKINDKSDIGNRPFYYSEIYVDPQNENRVYSVFTYVNVSEDGGRNFEQLMPAYGVSNGVHPDHHAWWIHPEDGNFMIDGNDGGLNITKDGGKTWRFVDNIPVGQFYHVNVDNEFPYNVYGGMQDNGSWRGPAYTWRSQGIRNSYWQEISFGDGFDVIPDPDNSQYGWTMSQQGYVSRYDWKTGNNYGVRPTHPDPDVQLRFNWNSAINIDPFDSNVVYFGSQFVHKSTDKGETWKVISPDLTTNNPEKQKQSESGGLTLDATGAENHTTILVIEPSPIEKDMLWAGTDDGRIHYTKDGGNNWTEVSNLPGVPENSWIVQIKASNKNKGEALLVVNDYRRFNYEPYAFRTTNYGKTWKRIVDAEDVQSYTLSIVEDPIERNLLFLGTDDGLYVSIDAGNNWAKYTNGFPTVPVKDMVIHPREHDLVLGTFGRSFWILDDIRPLRAMAKNNNLTKERVVLFEPPTAYQSAYQQATGSRFGADAMFSGDNRAFGARLSYYITKKEEDKASKKDDKDKDSEGDEEQEETSDIEEQPEIVWDSIILNVYNGDKLIRTLKQKAPDSTGLHKMRWFMDEKGVDRPSRSIRESKREPSGTTVKPGNYTLEMVYGDSKSTQTISVKSDPRLKVSEANINEVYNASKKLEGYTETAANAVRQLVESKNTAKDFQKRLKDLDKDKYKETLKEISDINKKIDSLVALYLGKVDKRQGITRNPEVTVMQRIGLANQYVSGSQQGLTATEEQLISQAKAQLNEALLETNKFFSEEWSDFKSKLETLELNPFKTTTTFKTVN, encoded by the coding sequence ATGAAATACCTTATCACCAGTTTTATACTATTACTAACAATTCAAATTAACGCCCAAAAACTAGACTTATCACTAGTTAAAAACTTAGAGCCTCGAGAGATTGGCCCGAGTGGTATGTCTGGTCGTATTACAGCTATAGATGTTGTTACTAGCAATCCAGATATTATGTATGCAGGTTCTGCATCTGGAGGTCTTTGGAAATCAACTTCTGGAGGCGTTAAATGGGAACCAATTTTCGAAGACCAGCCAACAGCATCAATTGGTGCAGTTGCAATACAACAGTCTAATCCTAGTGTTATATGGGTTGGTACTGGAGAAGGTAATCCACGTAATAGTTTAAATGGCGGTTATGGCATCTATAAATCTTTAGATGGCGGAAAGTCTTGGCAGTCTATGGGATTAGAAAACACACGCCACATTCATCGTGTGGTTATAGACCCTACAAATCCTAATATAGTTTATGCTGGTGCTATAGGTTCACCTTGGGGAGAACATCCTGAACGTGGTGTATTTAAAACTACAGATGGCGGTAAGACTTGGAAAAAAGTTCTTTTTGTAAATAATAAAACTGGAGCTGCAGATTTAATTATGGATCCTAGCAATCCAAATAAACTTATGGCTGCAATGTGGGAACACAAACGCGATCCTTGGTTTTTTAAATCTGGCGGTGAAGGCTCTGGACTTTATATAACATATGATGGTGGAGACAACTGGAAAAAGGTAACCGAAGAAGATGGCTTTCCAAAAGGCGACTTAGGTCGTATTGGTGTAGCTATTGCACCTAATAAACCAAATATTGTATATGCTTTAGTTGAAGCTAAAAAAAATGCCCTTTATAAATCTGAAGATGGTGGTTTTAAATGGAGAAAAATTAATGATAAGAGTGACATAGGAAATCGTCCATTTTACTATTCAGAAATTTATGTAGATCCTCAAAATGAAAATCGTGTTTATTCTGTATTTACTTATGTAAATGTATCTGAAGATGGCGGAAGAAATTTTGAGCAACTCATGCCTGCTTATGGTGTGAGTAATGGTGTGCATCCAGATCATCACGCTTGGTGGATTCATCCAGAAGATGGGAATTTTATGATAGATGGTAACGATGGTGGCTTAAATATTACCAAAGATGGCGGTAAAACTTGGCGATTTGTAGATAATATTCCTGTCGGACAATTTTATCACGTAAATGTAGATAATGAGTTTCCTTACAACGTATATGGAGGTATGCAAGACAATGGCAGTTGGAGAGGTCCTGCATACACGTGGCGTTCTCAAGGTATACGTAACTCATACTGGCAAGAAATTTCATTTGGAGATGGTTTTGATGTTATTCCAGACCCAGACAATAGCCAATATGGCTGGACAATGAGCCAACAAGGTTATGTAAGCCGTTACGACTGGAAAACAGGAAATAATTATGGTGTAAGACCAACACATCCAGATCCAGATGTACAACTTCGTTTTAATTGGAATTCTGCAATAAACATAGATCCTTTTGATAGTAATGTGGTTTATTTTGGTAGCCAATTTGTACACAAATCTACAGACAAAGGTGAAACGTGGAAAGTTATATCACCAGACCTAACTACTAACAATCCAGAAAAACAAAAACAAAGCGAAAGTGGTGGTTTAACATTAGATGCCACTGGTGCAGAAAACCATACTACAATTTTAGTAATAGAGCCATCGCCTATCGAAAAAGATATGCTTTGGGCTGGTACAGATGATGGCAGGATTCATTATACCAAAGATGGAGGTAATAACTGGACAGAAGTTTCTAATCTTCCTGGCGTTCCAGAAAACTCTTGGATAGTTCAAATTAAAGCAAGTAATAAAAATAAAGGAGAAGCTTTATTGGTTGTTAATGACTACAGAAGGTTTAATTATGAACCATACGCGTTTAGAACAACAAACTATGGTAAAACTTGGAAGCGTATTGTAGATGCAGAAGATGTACAAAGCTACACTCTTAGTATAGTTGAAGATCCTATTGAAAGAAACCTATTGTTTTTAGGAACAGATGACGGTCTTTATGTAAGCATAGATGCTGGAAACAACTGGGCAAAATATACAAATGGTTTCCCTACAGTTCCTGTAAAAGATATGGTTATTCATCCTAGAGAACACGATTTGGTATTAGGAACCTTTGGACGTTCTTTCTGGATTTTAGATGATATTAGACCATTAAGAGCAATGGCAAAAAACAACAATCTTACTAAAGAGCGTGTGGTATTATTTGAGCCACCTACTGCTTACCAATCTGCTTACCAGCAGGCTACAGGAAGCCGCTTTGGTGCAGATGCTATGTTTAGCGGAGACAACAGAGCATTTGGAGCACGTTTATCTTATTACATTACTAAAAAAGAAGAAGATAAAGCGTCTAAAAAAGATGACAAAGACAAGGACTCTGAAGGTGATGAAGAACAAGAAGAAACTTCAGATATAGAAGAACAACCAGAAATAGTTTGGGATTCTATCATTTTAAATGTTTATAACGGAGACAAGCTTATAAGAACATTAAAGCAAAAAGCTCCAGACTCAACTGGTTTACATAAAATGCGCTGGTTTATGGATGAAAAAGGTGTAGATAGACCTTCTCGTTCTATAAGAGAGTCCAAAAGAGAACCTAGTGGCACCACTGTGAAACCTGGGAATTATACTTTAGAGATGGTTTATGGTGATTCTAAATCAACTCAAACTATATCAGTAAAGTCAGACCCTAGATTAAAAGTTTCAGAAGCTAATATAAATGAGGTGTACAATGCTTCAAAAAAATTAGAAGGTTATACAGAAACTGCAGCAAATGCTGTAAGACAATTGGTTGAAAGTAAGAATACAGCAAAAGACTTTCAGAAACGACTTAAAGATTTAGATAAGGACAAGTACAAAGAAACACTTAAGGAAATTTCTGATATTAATAAAAAGATAGACAGTCTTGTCGCGCTCTATTTAGGTAAGGTTGATAAAAGACAAGGAATTACCAGAAATCCTGAAGTTACAGTTATGCAACGCATAGGCTTAGCCAATCAATATGTTAGTGGTAGCCAACAAGGATTAACGGCTACAGAAGAGCAATTAATTTCTCAAGCAAAAGCACAGTTAAATGAAGCTTTATTAGAGACTAATAAGTTTTTCTCTGAAGAATGGAGTGATTTTAAATCTAAATTAGAAACTTTAGAACTAAATCCTTTTAAAACCACAACTACCTTTAAAACAGTAAATTAA
- a CDS encoding bifunctional alpha/beta hydrolase/OsmC family protein — translation MDFEKITFINADGQELSGRLELPVNKQPHNYVLFAHCFTCTKNFSATKNISRALTNEGFGVLRFDFTGLGDSEGDFENTNFSGNVEDLVCAANWLRDHKQAPTLLVGHSLGGAAVIFAKEQLPNVKAVVTIAAPSNPTHVKNLLKSNIEEIEEQGEATVNLAGRDFKIKKQFLDDLETKSLPQIVSKLNAALLVLHSPQDTTVGIINAEEIYKSAKHPKSFITLDGANHLLMEKEESTYIGKVIAGWSSRYLDIKQETFVVNSTHQVVASLDAESGFTTQLKLGNHYSQADEPKTVGGKDLGPTPYDLVSGGLSACTAMTIQMYAKRKKWHVSNVEVHTSYSRDHAIDCETCEADDMKIDTFKREIKLEGELDDKQIKRLLQIADKCPVHKTLHSKTQVITTLIE, via the coding sequence ATGGATTTCGAAAAGATTACGTTTATAAACGCAGATGGTCAAGAGTTATCAGGAAGGTTAGAGTTGCCTGTAAATAAACAGCCTCATAACTACGTTTTATTTGCGCACTGTTTTACGTGTACAAAGAATTTTTCTGCAACCAAGAATATCTCCAGAGCATTAACTAATGAAGGTTTTGGAGTTTTACGATTCGATTTCACAGGCTTAGGAGATAGTGAAGGCGATTTTGAAAACACAAACTTCTCAGGGAATGTAGAAGATTTAGTATGCGCAGCCAATTGGTTAAGAGACCATAAACAAGCTCCTACTCTATTGGTTGGTCATAGCTTAGGTGGCGCAGCTGTAATTTTTGCAAAAGAGCAATTGCCAAATGTAAAAGCAGTTGTTACAATTGCGGCACCTTCTAACCCAACTCACGTAAAAAATCTTTTAAAAAGTAATATTGAAGAAATTGAAGAACAAGGTGAAGCAACAGTAAATCTTGCAGGACGAGATTTTAAAATAAAAAAACAGTTTTTAGATGATTTAGAAACTAAGTCTTTACCACAAATAGTTAGTAAATTAAACGCGGCACTATTAGTTTTACATTCTCCTCAAGATACAACTGTAGGTATTATAAATGCTGAAGAAATATACAAATCTGCCAAACACCCAAAAAGTTTTATCACATTAGATGGTGCCAACCATTTGTTAATGGAGAAAGAAGAATCTACTTACATCGGGAAAGTTATTGCAGGTTGGTCTAGCAGGTATTTAGATATTAAACAGGAAACCTTTGTAGTTAACTCTACACACCAAGTAGTAGCCTCATTAGATGCAGAGTCTGGATTTACAACACAATTAAAACTAGGCAATCATTACTCTCAAGCAGACGAACCAAAGACTGTAGGCGGTAAAGATTTAGGACCAACACCATATGATTTAGTTTCTGGCGGACTTTCTGCTTGCACAGCTATGACTATTCAAATGTATGCCAAGAGAAAGAAATGGCATGTAAGCAACGTAGAGGTTCATACAAGTTACAGTAGAGATCACGCTATAGATTGTGAAACCTGTGAAGCGGACGATATGAAGATAGATACTTTTAAAAGAGAAATTAAGCTTGAAGGAGAATTAGACGACAAACAAATTAAAAGGCTACTTCAAATTGCAGACAAATGTCCCGTACATAAAACTTTGCATTCCAAAACTCAAGTGATAACAACCTTAATAGAGTAA
- the trmD gene encoding tRNA (guanosine(37)-N1)-methyltransferase TrmD, producing MRIDIISVVPDVLKSPFEASILKRAIEKGHVEIHFHDLRDYVTDNYRQIDDYQFGGGAGMVMMIEPIDKCITHLKSERDYDEVIYMTPDGETLKQGMANQISLQKNIIILCGHYKGVDQRVRDHFITREISIGDYVLSGGELGALILCDAVIRLLPGVLGNETSALTDSFQDGLLAPPIYTRPADYKGWKVPELLTSGNTPKIEEWREDQAVKRTQELRPDLLED from the coding sequence ATGCGAATTGATATTATAAGTGTTGTTCCAGATGTTTTAAAAAGTCCGTTTGAAGCTTCAATCCTAAAACGCGCTATCGAAAAAGGTCATGTAGAAATACATTTTCACGATTTACGTGATTATGTAACAGATAATTACAGGCAAATAGACGATTACCAATTTGGTGGTGGTGCTGGTATGGTTATGATGATTGAGCCTATAGATAAATGCATTACACATTTAAAATCTGAACGTGATTATGATGAAGTTATTTATATGACTCCAGATGGTGAAACACTTAAACAAGGTATGGCTAACCAAATATCACTTCAAAAAAATATTATCATTCTTTGTGGTCACTATAAAGGAGTAGACCAACGCGTTAGAGATCACTTTATAACTAGGGAAATTTCTATTGGAGATTATGTATTAAGCGGTGGAGAGCTTGGTGCGCTAATACTATGTGATGCTGTAATAAGACTTTTACCTGGTGTATTAGGTAATGAAACCAGTGCTCTTACAGATAGCTTTCAAGATGGATTGTTAGCGCCTCCAATTTACACAAGACCAGCAGACTATAAAGGATGGAAGGTCCCAGAATTACTTACCAGTGGCAATACACCAAAAATTGAAGAGTGGCGAGAAGACCAAGCAGTAAAACGCACTCAAGAATTAAGACCAGATTTATTAGAAGATTAG
- a CDS encoding GNAT family N-acetyltransferase, with amino-acid sequence MPTPTIREINIEDNPHVAKCVRDVLIEFGVPKVGTAYEDASLDCMYETYNHPKMVYLVLEENSQIIGSAGIAKLDNHNGNICELQKMYFAPEARGRGLGTKMIAKCLEYAKDFGFEACYLETMPYMDAARALYAKNGFEIIDKPLGNTGHYSCTVYMLKNLKN; translated from the coding sequence ATGCCAACTCCTACTATAAGAGAAATAAATATTGAAGATAATCCTCATGTTGCTAAGTGTGTAAGAGATGTTCTTATTGAATTTGGAGTTCCAAAAGTTGGTACTGCGTATGAAGATGCTTCTTTAGATTGTATGTATGAAACCTATAATCATCCAAAAATGGTTTACCTGGTTTTAGAGGAAAATTCTCAAATTATTGGAAGCGCAGGTATTGCTAAACTTGATAATCACAATGGAAATATATGCGAATTGCAAAAAATGTATTTTGCTCCAGAAGCTAGAGGAAGAGGTTTAGGTACCAAAATGATCGCAAAGTGCTTAGAGTATGCGAAAGACTTTGGTTTTGAAGCCTGTTATTTAGAAACAATGCCATATATGGATGCTGCCAGAGCTCTCTATGCCAAAAACGGATTTGAGATTATAGACAAACCTTTAGGAAATACAGGTCATTATTCTTGTACGGTATATATGCTTAAAAACCTAAAAAACTAA
- the ribD gene encoding bifunctional diaminohydroxyphosphoribosylaminopyrimidine deaminase/5-amino-6-(5-phosphoribosylamino)uracil reductase RibD gives MNSHKTYIKRCLQLAKKGLGTTYPNPMVGSVIVYDNKIIGEGWHQIAGLAHAEVNAINAVKDKSLLKKSTIYVSLEPCSHYGKTPPCADLIIANNIPNVVIGTVDPFAKVKGQGIKKLLDAGCKITVGVLEDECQELNKRFFTFHNSKRPYIILKWAESNDAFLAPKTKHKQQPVWITNLVSRQLVHKWRAEEQAILVGTKTVKDDNPSLTTRDWNGPNPTRLVIDRKNVLDKSLSVLNDKAETVVFSENTSNFNNLPQHICEYCHTNNLQSIIVEGGAQTLQHFINANLWDEARVFKGDVMFYEGTKAPLITGSIIHKETLQNDTLTIYTNS, from the coding sequence TTGAATTCTCATAAAACCTATATAAAACGTTGTTTACAACTTGCAAAAAAAGGATTAGGCACTACCTATCCTAACCCAATGGTTGGTAGTGTTATAGTATATGATAATAAGATTATTGGAGAAGGATGGCATCAAATAGCTGGCCTTGCGCATGCAGAGGTTAATGCAATAAATGCCGTAAAAGACAAATCGCTTTTAAAAAAATCTACCATTTATGTTAGTTTAGAACCTTGCTCTCATTATGGCAAAACACCACCTTGTGCAGATTTAATTATTGCCAATAATATTCCTAATGTTGTAATTGGAACTGTAGATCCCTTTGCAAAAGTAAAAGGGCAAGGCATAAAAAAACTATTAGATGCTGGCTGTAAAATTACTGTTGGCGTTTTAGAGGATGAATGCCAGGAATTAAACAAACGCTTCTTTACGTTTCACAATTCTAAAAGACCATATATAATTTTAAAATGGGCAGAAAGTAATGATGCATTTTTAGCCCCTAAAACAAAACATAAACAACAACCAGTATGGATAACAAACTTGGTATCTAGGCAACTTGTTCATAAATGGCGCGCAGAAGAACAAGCTATACTTGTGGGAACAAAAACTGTAAAAGATGATAACCCTAGTTTAACCACTAGAGATTGGAATGGCCCTAATCCTACTCGATTGGTTATCGATAGAAAAAATGTTCTAGACAAATCACTTTCTGTACTTAATGATAAAGCTGAAACAGTAGTATTTTCAGAGAACACTAGTAATTTTAACAACCTACCACAACATATCTGTGAGTACTGCCATACTAATAATTTGCAAAGTATAATTGTTGAAGGAGGCGCACAAACGCTACAGCATTTTATAAACGCGAATCTTTGGGATGAAGCCAGAGTATTTAAAGGAGATGTAATGTTTTACGAAGGAACAAAAGCACCTTTAATTACCGGAAGTATTATTCATAAAGAAACACTACAAAACGACACGCTAACAATTTATACTAATTCATGA
- a CDS encoding HAD family hydrolase, producing MIKNLLFDFGDVFINLDKLKPYDKFKKLGYGEPTAKMLQFNKDYEIGAVTTKEFTSFYVENSPTTIKPQDVKQAWNSMLLDFPQHRLNFIKELASVKNFKLILLSNTNDLHIDWIKAKVPHYLDFKMCFDAFYLSQELHLRKPDASCFKHILKEEDIIAEETLFIDDTKENTDAAKALGFKVWNINPKTEDVVDLFTINENLF from the coding sequence ATGATTAAAAACCTACTCTTCGATTTTGGAGATGTCTTTATAAATTTAGACAAGCTTAAGCCCTATGATAAGTTTAAGAAATTGGGGTATGGTGAGCCTACAGCAAAAATGCTACAATTTAATAAAGACTATGAAATTGGTGCTGTTACCACTAAAGAATTCACAAGCTTTTATGTTGAAAATTCACCAACAACTATTAAGCCTCAAGACGTAAAACAAGCGTGGAATAGTATGTTGTTAGATTTTCCACAACATAGGCTAAACTTCATAAAGGAGCTAGCAAGTGTAAAAAACTTCAAATTAATATTACTTAGTAATACTAATGATCTTCACATAGATTGGATTAAAGCTAAAGTTCCACATTATTTAGATTTCAAGATGTGTTTTGATGCTTTTTATCTTTCACAAGAACTTCATCTAAGAAAGCCAGACGCTTCTTGTTTTAAGCATATTTTAAAAGAAGAAGATATTATAGCTGAAGAAACTTTATTTATTGATGATACCAAGGAAAATACAGACGCTGCAAAAGCTTTAGGTTTTAAGGTTTGGAACATAAACCCTAAGACAGAAGATGTTGTAGATTTGTTTACCATTAACGAGAATTTATTTTGA
- a CDS encoding DMT family transporter, with protein MIYLFLSILASSLLYVIFKLFDVYKVNTVQAIVMNYIVAGSCGLIGYSGKVSISKIPEYDWFYGAIGLGVLFIIVFNLMAVTTQKSGLSVVSVASKMSVIAPIIFGILYYNEGTSVLKILGILLALSAVYFSSIKSKDGISIKAKNLVFPVLVFLGSGIIDTSIKFLENEYVAQDDVPLFSSVLFFMAFITGLFVLGFQALKGTLKITFKNIIAGVALGVPNYFSIYFLIQALRGNGLESSTVFTINNVAIVMFSTILGIVIFKEKLIPKNWLGVALAIISIILVASTI; from the coding sequence TTGATTTACCTTTTTCTTAGCATCCTGGCAAGCAGCTTACTGTATGTCATTTTCAAACTATTTGATGTTTACAAAGTAAATACCGTACAAGCTATTGTTATGAACTACATTGTTGCTGGCTCTTGTGGTTTAATTGGCTATAGTGGTAAGGTTTCAATTTCTAAAATCCCAGAATACGATTGGTTTTATGGTGCTATAGGATTAGGGGTTCTGTTTATAATTGTCTTTAATTTAATGGCAGTTACCACTCAAAAAAGTGGCCTTTCTGTAGTCTCTGTTGCCAGTAAGATGAGTGTAATTGCGCCAATAATATTTGGCATTCTGTATTATAATGAAGGCACAAGTGTTTTAAAAATACTCGGTATTTTACTAGCACTTTCTGCTGTTTACTTCTCGTCTATAAAATCTAAGGATGGTATTTCCATTAAAGCAAAAAACCTAGTATTTCCAGTGCTAGTTTTTTTAGGAAGTGGTATTATAGATACATCAATAAAATTCTTAGAAAACGAATATGTTGCACAAGATGATGTGCCTTTATTTTCAAGCGTGTTATTTTTCATGGCATTTATTACAGGCCTTTTTGTTTTAGGGTTTCAAGCCTTAAAAGGAACGCTTAAAATTACTTTTAAAAATATCATTGCAGGTGTTGCACTTGGCGTACCAAATTATTTTTCTATATATTTTCTCATACAAGCTTTAAGAGGAAACGGTTTAGAAAGCTCTACAGTATTTACAATAAATAATGTAGCTATTGTAATGTTTTCAACCATATTAGGAATAGTCATATTTAAAGAAAAACTTATCCCTAAAAATTGGCTAGGTGTTGCATTGGCTATAATAAGTATCATCTTAGTAGCTTCAACAATTTAA
- a CDS encoding IMPACT family protein, whose protein sequence is MEEDVYKTILKGNEPVLFKDRNSKFYGYAIPVKTEEQVQEAIQNLKQEHHKARHWCYAYQLGKTYKHWRANDDGEPSNSAGMPIYGQLQSFEVTNCLVVVVRYFGGTKLGVGGLINAYRTGAQMALEACTIVTKTINIDYEVSCEYADLNKVMRVIKERNLNVTNQVMEMRCAITISVREKEAETIHTVFDGIYGVKIKELED, encoded by the coding sequence ATGGAAGAAGATGTTTATAAAACCATATTAAAAGGTAATGAGCCTGTTTTATTTAAGGATAGAAACAGTAAGTTTTATGGGTATGCCATCCCTGTAAAAACTGAAGAGCAAGTACAAGAAGCTATTCAAAACCTAAAGCAAGAACATCATAAAGCAAGACATTGGTGTTATGCTTACCAGTTAGGGAAAACTTATAAACACTGGCGCGCCAATGATGATGGGGAACCAAGCAACTCTGCAGGAATGCCAATTTATGGCCAATTACAATCTTTTGAAGTTACCAATTGTTTAGTTGTTGTAGTTAGGTATTTTGGAGGTACTAAATTAGGCGTAGGCGGTTTAATAAATGCATATCGAACTGGAGCGCAAATGGCTTTAGAAGCATGCACAATAGTGACCAAAACTATTAACATAGATTATGAGGTAAGTTGTGAATATGCAGATCTAAACAAAGTTATGCGGGTTATTAAAGAACGAAACTTAAACGTTACCAATCAAGTAATGGAAATGCGTTGTGCTATAACAATTTCTGTTCGAGAAAAAGAAGCAGAAACCATTCATACTGTTTTCGATGGTATTTATGGAGTAAAAATTAAAGAGCTAGAAGATTAA
- a CDS encoding acyl-CoA thioesterase, which produces MTQKKHVSKVKVRYAETDQMGVVHHSNYPIYCELARTEWLETFGVSYREMEENGIMLPLSNLNVDYKKPAKYNDELFIITSLKKLVGARIEFAYRVEDSNKQLVAQVFTTLVFVDMKSGRPTRCPEDLFKLLS; this is translated from the coding sequence TTGACTCAAAAAAAACACGTTTCAAAAGTTAAAGTTAGGTATGCAGAAACAGATCAAATGGGAGTTGTTCACCACTCTAACTATCCTATTTACTGTGAATTAGCGCGTACTGAGTGGCTTGAAACCTTTGGTGTATCTTATAGAGAAATGGAAGAAAATGGTATCATGTTACCTTTATCTAATCTCAATGTAGACTATAAGAAACCAGCAAAGTATAATGATGAATTGTTCATTATCACCTCATTAAAAAAATTGGTAGGTGCACGTATAGAATTTGCTTATAGAGTTGAAGATTCTAATAAGCAGTTGGTAGCTCAAGTTTTTACAACTTTAGTATTTGTTGATATGAAATCTGGACGACCAACAAGATGCCCTGAAGATCTTTTTAAATTATTGAGTTAA
- the dnaA gene encoding chromosomal replication initiator protein DnaA: MQKTAETIWGNCLSFIKDNITPQAYKTWFEPIKAVKLTDNALSIQVPSKFFYEWLEEHYVKLLKVALNKELGDTAKLVYVIRMENTYGNKQPFTESIPSSQRAQMQSQQVDVPTKSKSPELKNPFIIPGIRNVKIESQLNPNYNFESFLEGDSNRLARSAGMAVANKPGGTSFNPLLIFGGVGLGKTHLAHAIGVEIKDKYPEKTVLYISAEKFTQQYIESVKKNNRNDFIHFYQIIDVLIVDDIQLLSGKAGTQDVFFHIFNHLHQNGKQVILTSDKAPVDMQDIEQRLLSRFKWGLSAELQHPDFETRIAIIKSKLYRDGVEMPEDIVEFLANNIKTNIRELEGAIISLIAHSSFNKKDITLELAKSIVDNYVKNTKREVSIDYIQKVVGDYFQMDVETLRSKTRKRHIVQARQLAMFFAKKLTKASLASIGSQIGKRDHATVLHACKTVNNLAATDKQFRKFVEDLDKKLAV; this comes from the coding sequence ATGCAGAAAACTGCCGAAACCATCTGGGGAAATTGCTTGTCCTTCATAAAGGATAACATTACACCTCAAGCTTACAAGACATGGTTCGAGCCAATTAAGGCAGTAAAGTTGACAGACAATGCTTTGAGCATCCAAGTTCCGTCAAAATTTTTCTATGAATGGCTTGAAGAACATTACGTAAAACTTTTAAAAGTTGCACTTAATAAAGAATTAGGTGATACCGCTAAGTTGGTGTACGTTATACGTATGGAAAACACTTACGGCAATAAACAACCGTTTACAGAAAGTATTCCTAGTTCTCAAAGAGCACAGATGCAATCCCAACAAGTTGATGTTCCTACAAAATCGAAAAGTCCAGAATTAAAAAATCCGTTTATAATTCCTGGTATTCGTAATGTAAAGATAGAGTCTCAACTTAACCCTAACTATAATTTTGAGAGCTTCCTAGAAGGAGATTCTAACAGGTTGGCACGTTCTGCCGGTATGGCTGTAGCCAACAAGCCTGGTGGCACATCTTTTAACCCATTACTTATTTTTGGTGGTGTTGGATTAGGAAAAACACACTTGGCACACGCCATTGGTGTTGAGATTAAAGATAAATATCCAGAAAAAACAGTACTTTATATTTCTGCTGAAAAATTTACACAGCAGTATATTGAATCTGTAAAGAAAAATAATAGAAATGATTTTATCCATTTCTATCAGATCATAGATGTATTAATTGTTGATGATATCCAATTATTATCTGGTAAAGCAGGTACGCAAGATGTATTCTTCCACATCTTTAATCACCTACACCAAAATGGTAAGCAGGTTATCTTAACAAGTGATAAAGCTCCTGTGGACATGCAAGATATTGAGCAACGCTTACTATCTCGTTTTAAATGGGGACTATCTGCAGAGTTGCAGCACCCAGATTTTGAAACTCGCATTGCTATAATTAAAAGTAAACTTTATCGTGATGGTGTAGAGATGCCAGAAGATATCGTTGAGTTTTTAGCAAACAATATTAAAACTAATATTAGAGAACTGGAAGGCGCAATTATTTCTCTTATTGCACATTCTTCTTTTAACAAGAAAGATATTACCTTAGAGCTAGCAAAAAGTATAGTTGACAATTATGTTAAGAATACCAAGCGAGAAGTTTCAATAGACTACATACAAAAAGTTGTTGGTGATTATTTCCAAATGGATGTTGAAACCTTACGATCTAAGACACGTAAACGTCATATTGTACAAGCTAGACAATTGGCCATGTTTTTTGCTAAAAAACTTACAAAAGCATCTTTAGCCAGTATTGGATCACAAATTGGAAAAAGAGATCACGCCACTGTCTTACACGCTTGCAAAACTGTTAATAACCTTGCAGCTACAGACAAGCAGTTTAGAAAATTTGTCGAAGATTTAGATAAGAAATTAGCAGTTTAA